A portion of the Aerosakkonema funiforme FACHB-1375 genome contains these proteins:
- a CDS encoding HD domain-containing protein, translated as MQNHKLTRQIQFIIEIDKLKSILRQTLLTDGSRQENSAEHSWHLAMMAIVLAEYAPPNVDMLRVIKMLLLHDIVEIDAGDTFCYDITGNQDKAERELLAAQRIFALLPVEQGAELRALWEEFEAHSTASAKWARALDCLQPLLNNQQTQGHTWRLHGVTRSQVLHRMRAVEKGAPALWPLVEQIIEDCVAAGYLKVEPEISSA; from the coding sequence GTGCAGAATCACAAACTTACTCGACAAATCCAGTTCATCATCGAAATCGATAAACTCAAAAGTATTTTACGTCAAACTTTACTCACAGATGGCTCGCGTCAAGAGAACAGTGCCGAACACTCCTGGCACTTGGCGATGATGGCAATTGTACTGGCTGAGTACGCACCCCCAAATGTCGATATGCTGCGGGTTATTAAGATGCTGCTGCTGCACGACATTGTAGAAATCGATGCTGGCGATACTTTTTGCTATGACATTACTGGCAACCAGGATAAAGCAGAGCGAGAATTACTGGCAGCCCAGCGCATCTTTGCACTGCTTCCCGTTGAGCAAGGTGCGGAACTACGTGCTTTGTGGGAGGAGTTTGAGGCTCATTCGACAGCTTCGGCAAAGTGGGCTAGGGCGCTAGATTGCTTGCAGCCCTTATTGAATAACCAACAAACCCAAGGTCATACCTGGCGATTGCATGGTGTTACCCGCTCCCAAGTGCTACATCGGATGCGGGCGGTCGAAAAGGGAGCGCCAGCCCTGTGGCCATTGGTCGAGCAGATTATAGAAGATTGCGTTGCGGCGGGATATCTAAAAGTAGAGCCGGAAATTAGCTCAGCATAG
- a CDS encoding Nif11-like leader peptide family natural product precursor, whose product MSRESLEQFKEVLLKYTTLQERLKATADTESFVKLAVKLGEESGYSFTAEEVKEALQEETERLAKPPTIEDVVARFKIVVNYY is encoded by the coding sequence ATGTCCAGAGAAAGCTTAGAACAGTTTAAAGAAGTCCTCCTGAAATACACGACACTGCAAGAGAGGCTAAAAGCGACAGCAGACACAGAAAGTTTTGTGAAGCTAGCGGTAAAACTGGGTGAAGAAAGCGGTTACAGTTTTACTGCTGAGGAGGTAAAAGAGGCGCTCCAAGAAGAAACCGAACGTCTAGCCAAGCCGCCAACAATTGAAGATGTTGTTGCTCGGTTTAAAATAGTGGTTAACTATTACTAA
- a CDS encoding DUF917 domain-containing protein translates to MTEINDQDLKDIINGAALLGSGGGGSLELGYYLATFINCPVQLKEVEELGVDDWGAVILGISAADASLPDNTRSSNASPKVLLNKKMFRSLKGVEQYPIEIQILIATFEYLQTALKMDKDFSYSLAGEIGTANLLAAMLTANAHHIPVVDADGAGRSLPELSLCTYYWSDIPIYPSTLANIKPEQDKQVKAVIDAKTSSIMARFAEKIVGTEEFGFQGVMATYAMNGQTIRDRKPVIKGTITKALQIGAILREAKQKQLNPITVLIDFLNNGCSADNKNAFLLFQGKITEVKQEEDPRFQSGTLTLRNQNKEVRVDYLNENLIAWQGGRPIAMGPDLICYLTPEGIPLTNADNLKDKKGSELALIGLKAPEQLRQDSIIKAFMDLIAGLGYKGNYVPIEKLQKEQASTTCS, encoded by the coding sequence ATGACAGAAATCAACGACCAAGACCTTAAAGACATCATTAATGGAGCCGCTCTTTTGGGAAGCGGAGGCGGTGGTTCCCTGGAACTGGGTTATTACTTAGCTACATTTATTAATTGTCCTGTTCAACTGAAAGAAGTTGAAGAATTGGGTGTTGACGATTGGGGCGCAGTTATCTTAGGTATAAGTGCAGCAGATGCCTCTTTGCCAGATAATACCCGTTCTTCAAACGCTTCCCCCAAAGTTTTGCTGAATAAAAAAATGTTCCGTAGCCTTAAAGGGGTTGAGCAATACCCGATTGAAATTCAAATTTTGATTGCGACTTTTGAATATTTACAGACAGCGTTGAAAATGGATAAGGATTTCTCCTACAGCCTTGCAGGAGAAATAGGTACGGCAAACCTTCTCGCGGCTATGCTGACAGCGAATGCTCATCACATTCCAGTAGTTGACGCTGATGGTGCAGGAAGGTCATTACCAGAATTAAGCCTGTGTACTTACTACTGGTCTGATATTCCTATTTACCCCTCTACTCTCGCCAATATTAAGCCTGAACAGGATAAACAAGTTAAAGCGGTGATTGACGCAAAAACTTCTTCAATTATGGCTCGATTTGCCGAAAAAATCGTAGGTACAGAAGAATTTGGTTTTCAAGGTGTGATGGCAACTTATGCGATGAACGGTCAAACGATTCGCGATCGCAAACCAGTCATTAAAGGTACAATCACCAAAGCACTGCAAATAGGAGCGATTCTCCGCGAAGCTAAACAAAAACAACTCAACCCAATTACAGTATTAATAGACTTTTTAAACAACGGTTGTTCTGCTGACAATAAAAATGCTTTCCTGCTTTTCCAAGGAAAAATAACTGAAGTAAAACAAGAAGAAGATCCTCGCTTTCAATCCGGAACTTTAACCCTCAGAAATCAAAATAAAGAAGTTCGCGTCGATTATTTGAACGAAAACTTGATTGCTTGGCAAGGTGGCAGACCGATCGCGATGGGGCCAGATCTGATTTGCTATCTCACCCCAGAAGGTATACCTCTTACTAATGCCGATAACTTAAAAGATAAAAAAGGGAGTGAATTAGCTCTGATTGGCTTAAAAGCGCCAGAACAATTGCGGCAGGATTCAATTATTAAAGCATTCATGGATTTAATTGCTGGATTGGGATATAAGGGGAATTATGTGCCAATTGAGAAATTACAAAAAGAACAAGCTAGTACCACTTGTTCGTGA
- a CDS encoding beta strand repeat-containing protein: protein MKLSNSLKEHCRRNFLLTSEVILFLLFANHPLQAQIVPDTTLPVNSLVAPNGNTIIINGGTPAGGNLFHSFSEFSLPTGNEAFFNNSLTIENIISRVTGSSISNIDGLIRANGTANLFLINPNGIIFGPNASLNIGGSFLASTANTINFADGTQFSATNPQPQSLLTVNVPVGLNFANNPGAIRVQGTGHNLSLQNLSPVLRGDNNSMGLRVQLGKTLALVGGNLNLEGGILAAEGGHIELGSVGDGLVNISLATQGWTFGYEGVQSFQDIQLSQKALADASGVVSGSIYTQGRQLSVRDGSAVLIQNQGFQPAGNINVNALDSMEVIGTSPDGMFPSLLFNETLGLGNGGDIAVSTRQLLLKEAGQIGARTFSAGKGGNITVRASDSLQLMEVSNPLFGSNIAALTFSSGDGGNVIVSTGRLTILNGTGVASATFGTGHAGDLVVNASDSIEIEGVNQFNFFASALTVSSYNAGDAGKLIVNTSRLVLRNGGRIESSTFASAKAGSVTINASDSVEVSGTVPGSINPSLISSSAIIQDEALRQFLGLPDVPSGDSGDVTINTNQLRVTDEAQVTVRNDGTGKAGTLGVNARSIFLDERGGITASTASGNGGNIELQASNLLLMRRNSLISTTSSSVGDGGNINTNSALLVAFPKENSDIRADSIDRRGGNVTINSSAILGSEFRTQNTPESDITATGANSQLSGTVTINSEIIDPTSGLVELPDNLVDATRLIARACPADRGDSFTITGRGGLPLIPTDLLPSNFNTVLVDRVSSDEDKQSSRETEVQGNISTATNSSVSTTQESTEIVEATGWVTDNKGQVVLIASAPTVTTNGSSFTPPSCP from the coding sequence ATGAAACTATCTAACTCCCTTAAAGAGCATTGCCGCAGAAATTTTCTCCTCACAAGTGAAGTTATATTATTCTTGTTATTTGCCAATCATCCCCTTCAGGCACAAATTGTTCCCGATACCACTTTACCCGTCAATTCCCTGGTTGCACCGAATGGTAACACCATCATCATCAACGGCGGCACACCTGCGGGAGGTAACCTGTTTCACAGTTTTAGTGAATTTTCTCTTCCTACGGGAAATGAGGCTTTCTTCAACAACAGCCTGACCATTGAGAATATCATCAGCCGCGTTACAGGTAGCTCTATTTCTAATATTGATGGCTTAATTCGAGCCAACGGCACGGCTAATCTGTTTCTGATCAATCCGAACGGAATTATTTTTGGGCCAAATGCTTCCCTAAATATTGGAGGCTCATTTTTGGCTAGTACAGCTAATACCATTAACTTTGCTGACGGCACTCAGTTCAGTGCTACTAACCCGCAACCTCAATCTTTACTGACAGTTAATGTTCCAGTTGGCTTGAACTTTGCCAACAATCCAGGTGCTATTCGGGTGCAAGGCACGGGTCACAACTTGAGCTTACAAAACTTATCACCTGTCCTTAGAGGCGATAATAATTCAATGGGTCTACGGGTGCAACTAGGGAAGACGCTTGCGTTGGTGGGAGGTAATCTAAACTTGGAAGGTGGCATTCTCGCAGCAGAAGGCGGTCACATAGAGTTAGGTAGTGTTGGCGATGGTTTAGTTAATATCAGTCTCGCGACTCAAGGCTGGACTTTCGGCTACGAAGGTGTGCAAAGTTTCCAAGATATTCAGCTATCTCAAAAAGCATTAGCGGATGCTAGCGGTGTTGTTAGCGGCTCAATCTATACACAGGGACGACAGTTGTCAGTACGCGATGGTTCAGCAGTTTTGATTCAAAACCAAGGTTTTCAACCAGCTGGAAACATCAACGTGAATGCTTTGGATTCTATGGAAGTGATTGGCACATCTCCAGATGGAATGTTTCCTAGCCTTTTGTTTAATGAAACTTTGGGACTTGGCAATGGAGGAGACATTGCTGTTTCAACAAGACAATTGCTTCTTAAAGAGGCAGGACAAATAGGTGCGAGAACTTTCAGTGCGGGAAAAGGGGGCAATATAACTGTAAGAGCCTCTGATTCTTTGCAATTAATGGAGGTTTCAAATCCTCTTTTCGGGAGTAACATCGCGGCTCTAACTTTCAGTTCTGGAGATGGGGGAAATGTAATAGTTTCAACAGGGCGATTAACTATTCTAAATGGAACTGGTGTTGCATCTGCAACCTTCGGAACTGGTCACGCTGGGGATTTGGTTGTTAATGCTTCTGATTCTATAGAAATAGAAGGAGTGAATCAATTCAATTTTTTTGCAAGTGCTTTAACCGTTTCATCTTACAATGCTGGAGATGCTGGAAAATTAATCGTCAATACATCAAGGTTAGTACTTCGGAATGGAGGAAGAATTGAGAGTTCTACCTTCGCAAGTGCAAAGGCTGGAAGTGTTACCATCAACGCATCAGATTCCGTAGAAGTGAGTGGTACAGTACCAGGTTCTATCAATCCCAGTCTAATAAGTTCATCTGCCATTATTCAAGATGAAGCCCTTCGACAGTTCTTGGGACTGCCGGATGTGCCGAGCGGAGACTCTGGAGATGTAACTATTAACACCAATCAGTTGCGCGTTACTGATGAAGCGCAAGTTACTGTTAGGAATGATGGGACAGGCAAGGCAGGAACATTAGGGGTTAATGCCCGATCTATTTTTTTAGACGAACGCGGTGGCATCACAGCTTCTACGGCATCCGGTAATGGTGGAAATATTGAATTACAGGCAAGTAATTTATTATTGATGCGTCGCAATAGTTTAATATCTACCACATCTTCTAGTGTTGGCGATGGTGGCAACATTAATACTAATAGTGCCTTACTCGTTGCCTTCCCAAAGGAAAATAGTGACATCCGTGCTGATTCGATTGATCGACGTGGCGGTAACGTTACTATTAATAGTTCTGCGATTCTTGGGAGCGAATTCCGAACCCAAAATACTCCCGAAAGTGACATCACTGCTACTGGCGCAAATTCTCAATTAAGTGGCACTGTAACTATCAATAGTGAGATTATCGATCCCACTTCAGGATTAGTAGAATTGCCAGATAACCTTGTCGATGCTACTCGACTGATTGCGCGAGCCTGTCCAGCTGATAGGGGTGATTCATTTACCATTACCGGGCGTGGCGGTTTGCCGCTTATACCCACCGACCTACTTCCTTCTAACTTTAATACAGTATTGGTTGATAGGGTGAGCAGCGATGAAGACAAGCAGAGCAGTAGAGAAACAGAGGTGCAGGGGAATATTTCAACTGCTACTAACTCTTCAGTATCCACTACCCAAGAAAGCACTGAAATTGTGGAAGCAACTGGTTGGGTAACAGACAACAAAGGTCAAGTAGTGCTGATAGCTTCTGCGCCTACTGTCACGACTAACGGTAGTTCGTTTACGCCTCCATCATGTCCTTAA
- a CDS encoding SAM-dependent methyltransferase, translating to MNGSMEDYLRVVIPHLNSELVSSEALSRIQALAQILPHFSVAGFECRLGEEQSRVDFQVSFPQLILNLPESFLTHSVWGTFQNFCQQWIDPTSVLYRNVERLWLEFDLLEQSSQVPIPCLFLVLNQENIGEFQDLTETVLRLLNNRTDSLLESNLRLCANSIPDGGRIAHLGAMLSRTAKEVRVVVKGISSQQLLDYLVKIGCTNITDTLKSLVFTLSEFADTLGLSFDVGDIVHPRIGLEYFWEKQPPDEPRWQLFLDCLVEMGLCTPAKRNALLAWPGFSQKADLPELWPTNLAGADLFLGNKALSVFWRTINHIKVIYEPGNELETKAYLGFGHNWLNASDLNGGKVSKTEDYNQSILPPINDTEVEVSQYLKQVCSYYDRMNPLYLKYIGKTYQAGVFPTDSDTDHYRNSNLYFANRAGIQPGHRILDAGCGVCGPSIDIARNIKGIAIDAITISSVQADTARELVQEVGLADQIQIHIGDFHHLPFADEVFDVVFFLESTGYSYDHQRLFAEVYRVLRPGGNLYIKDVFCKELSLSNEEQQELAEFYRIYVYKTTKISEIKESIALAGFQEISSRDLREINHTKLFSKAMFDYKNGLPGLTEFGKFHYRQFQCLPVFFGEIKARKPST from the coding sequence ATGAATGGTTCAATGGAAGATTATCTAAGAGTAGTTATTCCCCATCTTAACTCTGAGTTAGTGTCTTCCGAAGCCTTATCCCGCATCCAGGCATTAGCGCAAATCTTGCCACATTTCTCAGTTGCGGGATTTGAATGTCGTTTAGGTGAGGAACAATCGAGAGTAGATTTTCAAGTTAGTTTTCCTCAACTAATCCTGAATCTGCCAGAGAGTTTTTTAACTCATTCTGTTTGGGGAACCTTTCAGAATTTTTGCCAGCAGTGGATTGATCCAACATCTGTTTTGTACCGAAATGTTGAGCGTCTCTGGCTAGAATTCGATTTGCTTGAGCAATCTTCACAGGTGCCAATTCCCTGTCTTTTCTTAGTGCTGAATCAGGAAAATATCGGTGAGTTTCAAGATTTAACCGAAACAGTTCTCAGGTTACTTAACAATCGGACTGATTCACTGCTTGAATCGAATCTTCGGCTTTGTGCTAATTCCATACCTGATGGTGGCAGGATTGCACATCTCGGTGCGATGTTATCTCGCACAGCCAAGGAGGTAAGGGTAGTTGTTAAGGGAATTTCATCACAACAGTTGTTAGATTATTTGGTAAAAATTGGCTGTACAAATATAACAGATACGTTAAAATCTCTTGTCTTTACCTTATCTGAGTTTGCCGATACTCTAGGCTTGAGCTTTGATGTTGGTGATATTGTGCATCCCAGAATTGGTTTGGAATATTTTTGGGAAAAACAGCCTCCCGATGAACCACGTTGGCAATTATTTCTAGACTGTTTAGTCGAGATGGGTTTATGTACCCCAGCTAAGCGAAACGCTCTCCTCGCTTGGCCTGGATTTTCCCAGAAAGCAGATCTACCAGAATTATGGCCTACGAATCTGGCAGGAGCCGATCTTTTTCTGGGGAATAAGGCGTTAAGCGTTTTTTGGAGAACTATTAATCATATAAAAGTTATCTATGAACCGGGCAATGAATTGGAAACTAAAGCATATCTAGGGTTTGGTCATAATTGGCTGAATGCTAGTGATTTAAATGGAGGAAAGGTATCAAAAACCGAAGATTATAATCAAAGCATTTTACCCCCTATTAATGACACTGAGGTTGAAGTTTCCCAATACTTAAAACAAGTTTGTAGCTACTACGATAGGATGAACCCACTGTATTTGAAGTATATAGGTAAAACCTATCAGGCAGGTGTGTTCCCGACGGACTCAGACACAGACCACTATCGTAATAGCAACCTTTACTTTGCAAATCGAGCAGGTATCCAACCCGGACATCGTATCCTAGATGCTGGTTGTGGTGTTTGTGGCCCTAGTATAGACATTGCTCGAAATATCAAGGGAATTGCAATTGATGCCATCACCATATCTTCGGTTCAAGCTGATACGGCTAGAGAGTTAGTGCAGGAGGTAGGACTAGCTGACCAGATTCAGATTCATATCGGCGACTTTCATCACCTCCCCTTTGCCGATGAGGTGTTTGATGTGGTATTTTTCTTGGAATCAACCGGATATTCCTACGACCATCAACGTCTCTTTGCGGAAGTCTACCGAGTGCTGCGTCCAGGGGGGAACTTGTACATCAAAGATGTTTTCTGTAAGGAATTGTCTCTATCAAACGAAGAGCAGCAGGAACTTGCAGAATTTTACCGGATTTACGTTTACAAAACTACCAAGATAAGCGAAATTAAAGAGTCAATTGCATTGGCTGGTTTTCAGGAAATCAGCAGTCGCGATTTAAGAGAAATTAACCACACAAAATTGTTTAGCAAGGCAATGTTTGATTACAAAAATGGATTGCCTGGGTTAACAGAATTTGGTAAATTTCATTACCGCCAATTTCAATGTCTGCCAGTATTTTTTGGAGAAATTAAGGCTCGCAAGCCCAGCACCTAA
- a CDS encoding tyrosine-type recombinase/integrase, with translation MALEQDSTLLAVSQPQSLYAITTQQLEAAFADFLTLDVAAGDASSDTIATYRYQLHLFVAWCDRFNVNPATATREDIKRYRHFLVEVEKSKPATIALKLSVVRRFYDAAVEHGLMVANPALGIKPPREKRDPAEKITFLEKSEVEKLLAAVPTDGSVKALRDKVLLAIMPLLGPRTVELHRASIEDLVQQGDNLGIRVEGKRNIRIVPLTPDIALALMNYLEARKASGEVLELSSPLFIAVGYRAGGQRLSRRGIRLIVDNYLKQTGLKHKPGRTISAHSLRHTAGTLALRAGADLRQVQDLLGHADPRTTSLYAHVADRWENNPALKIGIKI, from the coding sequence ATGGCACTCGAACAGGATTCAACTCTTCTGGCTGTGTCACAACCGCAGTCACTATATGCAATTACGACCCAACAGTTAGAGGCAGCCTTTGCTGATTTCCTCACTCTTGATGTGGCGGCTGGGGATGCTTCATCGGATACGATCGCTACTTACCGTTACCAGCTGCATTTGTTTGTAGCTTGGTGCGATCGCTTCAATGTCAATCCAGCTACCGCTACGAGGGAAGATATCAAGCGCTATCGTCACTTTTTGGTGGAAGTTGAAAAGTCTAAACCAGCGACGATCGCTCTGAAGTTATCGGTCGTGCGGCGCTTCTACGATGCCGCAGTAGAACATGGGCTGATGGTGGCCAATCCAGCCCTTGGCATCAAGCCACCACGGGAAAAACGCGACCCGGCTGAGAAAATCACTTTTCTGGAAAAGTCAGAGGTGGAGAAGCTGTTGGCAGCGGTTCCTACCGATGGTAGCGTGAAGGCGCTGCGGGATAAAGTGCTGCTGGCAATTATGCCCCTATTGGGGCCGCGTACTGTGGAACTGCACCGGGCGAGTATAGAAGATTTGGTGCAGCAAGGAGATAATCTGGGCATTCGGGTGGAAGGGAAGCGGAATATTAGAATTGTGCCGCTGACGCCAGATATTGCCCTGGCGTTGATGAATTATTTGGAAGCGCGGAAAGCTAGTGGGGAAGTGTTGGAATTATCGAGTCCGTTGTTCATTGCGGTGGGTTATCGGGCGGGGGGTCAAAGACTGTCGCGGCGGGGGATACGATTGATTGTGGATAATTATTTGAAGCAAACGGGGTTGAAACATAAGCCGGGTCGGACAATATCCGCTCATAGTCTCAGACATACGGCTGGGACGCTGGCGCTAAGGGCGGGGGCGGATTTGCGGCAAGTGCAGGATTTACTGGGACACGCAGATCCCAGGACGACTTCTTTGTATGCTCATGTGGCAGATAGGTGGGAGAATAATCCGGCTTTGAAGATTGGAATTAAGATTTAG
- a CDS encoding ParB/RepB/Spo0J family partition protein encodes MSTRRVTRPPAERSKLKNVALFSADDDAVPSTVALDKITLPSTQPRRYFDKEAMQSLVESVKKDGILQPLLVRPVGDKYELVAGERRYRAAQEVGLSEVPVTVRAMSDEQAVQYALTENLQREDLNPVEEVEGILQLLAIKLGTDREAVISLLNKLAKVKRGLADNVVRPEEQLLVEEVFAAIGRLSPESFRTHRLPLLNLPGDILEALRSGSIEYTKAKEIAKLDSESERTALLEEAIARSLSLSQIRERVKAGKPAKETEELQNRFDTTIKQIKKSSVWKNPKKRKKLESLLAQMEALIAGED; translated from the coding sequence ATGAGTACCAGACGAGTGACGCGCCCGCCTGCTGAAAGAAGCAAACTCAAGAATGTCGCTTTGTTTAGCGCCGATGATGATGCGGTTCCTTCTACGGTGGCGCTGGATAAGATTACGCTGCCTTCTACTCAACCACGGCGCTATTTTGACAAAGAGGCAATGCAATCTTTGGTGGAGTCGGTGAAGAAAGATGGCATTCTCCAGCCCCTCTTGGTCAGACCAGTGGGAGACAAGTACGAGTTGGTGGCAGGTGAGCGGAGATACCGAGCGGCACAAGAGGTGGGGTTAAGTGAAGTACCCGTGACGGTGCGAGCGATGTCGGACGAGCAGGCGGTACAGTATGCTCTGACAGAGAATTTGCAACGGGAGGATTTGAATCCGGTTGAGGAAGTAGAAGGGATTTTACAGTTATTGGCTATCAAGCTGGGAACGGATAGGGAAGCGGTTATCTCGTTGCTGAATAAATTAGCTAAGGTGAAAAGAGGTTTGGCGGACAACGTTGTACGCCCGGAAGAACAACTCTTAGTTGAAGAGGTGTTTGCTGCCATAGGAAGGCTTTCGCCAGAGTCGTTTAGAACTCATCGGCTTCCGCTACTGAATTTGCCAGGGGATATTCTAGAAGCTCTGCGTTCTGGCAGCATTGAGTATACTAAGGCGAAAGAGATAGCTAAGTTAGATTCGGAGTCTGAGCGGACAGCACTGCTTGAGGAAGCAATTGCACGATCTTTGTCCTTGAGTCAAATTCGAGAGCGGGTGAAAGCAGGTAAACCTGCAAAAGAAACTGAGGAACTACAGAACCGTTTTGACACTACTATTAAGCAAATAAAGAAGTCTTCGGTGTGGAAGAATCCGAAGAAGCGGAAGAAATTAGAATCTTTGCTGGCACAAATGGAAGCTTTGATTGCCGGGGAGGACTGA
- a CDS encoding GNAT family N-acetyltransferase yields the protein MEVKIEVIDEKSPHLQTVIALGDANRKTVGFLADTAFVDHARRGNIFVAVDSQGECIGYVLYEYTRRHNRHRLVHLCVAPAHRGKGVAKFLIDYLKQITKESNGIGLHCREDFKLEKMWSRLGFVAKYDKPGKNKEGKLLIYWWFDHGHADLFDAAPTQKLESRLCVVIDTQIFEEIYIDKETDFAESKSLFADWLQTELELCITDEIFNKIILLKDSKERNKQRNFARQKFTRLRSQQNFDSVVTSLSSLLSDKEAAIDEIEVRHLARTIASDSQVFVTLDSKLLELSSEIYEHFRVSIIRPNDLITQLDELRRKLDYQPVRLAGTTHLEQIPVQKGQEDLLSNYFQCEEQGETKAEFQQQLRRFLAESDKFECWVVREEENQPLALVVYGRQKKHELEIPMLRVENNPLSGTLVRHLIFKSILRSAREQRQFTRISDSYLAESVMTAIQESSSFRRVTNGWLKINLALAETASELSQRLITLGSTLGEEYQICLQFAESLNTENILTDVQASVDIERFLFPAKIIDADIPTFIIPIQPKWAADLFDEGLANQTLFGAKPELAFNREAVYYGAIQNLRRLQAPCRILWYVSGTQGERKGKGFREVQSVRACSYVDEVIIGKPKELYQRFQRLGVYKLSDIEKVKRDKHGNIMAIRFSDIELFDTPIMLETIRRICGKDYDFQWAEKNRNECFIKVYNLGIHTSQKS from the coding sequence GTGGAAGTGAAAATTGAAGTAATTGACGAAAAATCCCCACATTTACAAACCGTCATAGCACTGGGGGATGCCAATAGAAAGACTGTTGGCTTTCTTGCTGATACTGCTTTTGTTGACCATGCGAGACGCGGGAATATATTTGTAGCTGTTGATTCTCAAGGGGAGTGTATCGGCTATGTGTTATATGAGTATACCCGAAGACACAATCGCCATCGCTTAGTCCATCTGTGCGTCGCTCCAGCACATCGCGGTAAAGGGGTAGCCAAATTCCTTATCGATTACCTTAAACAAATAACTAAAGAATCTAATGGGATTGGGTTACATTGCCGTGAGGATTTTAAATTAGAAAAAATGTGGTCTAGGCTAGGTTTTGTTGCTAAATATGATAAGCCCGGAAAAAATAAGGAGGGGAAACTACTCATATATTGGTGGTTCGACCACGGTCATGCAGATTTATTTGATGCTGCTCCAACACAGAAACTTGAATCGAGACTATGTGTAGTTATTGATACGCAAATTTTTGAAGAAATTTATATAGATAAAGAAACTGATTTTGCTGAATCAAAGTCTCTATTTGCTGATTGGCTACAGACTGAATTAGAGTTGTGCATAACTGATGAAATCTTTAATAAAATAATCTTACTCAAAGATAGTAAAGAAAGGAATAAGCAGCGCAACTTTGCTCGACAAAAATTTACCCGTTTACGCAGTCAGCAAAATTTTGATTCTGTTGTTACTTCCTTAAGCAGTCTATTATCTGATAAAGAGGCAGCGATCGATGAAATTGAGGTGCGTCACTTAGCTAGAACTATTGCCTCTGATTCTCAAGTTTTTGTCACCCTAGATAGTAAATTATTAGAATTAAGTAGCGAAATTTATGAACATTTTAGAGTATCGATCATTCGCCCTAACGACCTAATTACTCAGCTAGACGAACTTCGCAGAAAACTTGACTATCAGCCTGTACGTTTAGCTGGGACTACACACCTAGAACAAATACCAGTTCAAAAGGGGCAAGAAGATTTATTAAGTAACTATTTTCAGTGTGAAGAACAGGGAGAAACAAAGGCTGAATTTCAGCAGCAGCTACGTCGATTTCTTGCTGAATCAGATAAATTTGAGTGTTGGGTTGTTAGAGAAGAAGAAAATCAACCACTAGCTTTGGTTGTGTATGGCAGACAAAAAAAACATGAGCTAGAGATTCCGATGCTGCGGGTGGAAAATAATCCTCTATCAGGGACGCTTGTACGCCACTTAATTTTTAAATCTATATTACGTTCTGCTCGCGAACAGCGGCAATTTACAAGGATTAGTGATTCGTACTTAGCGGAAAGCGTTATGACAGCCATTCAGGAGAGTTCTTCCTTCCGACGAGTTACAAATGGGTGGTTGAAGATAAATTTAGCATTAGCTGAAACTGCATCTGAGTTGTCACAGCGTCTGATTACTCTAGGCTCTACTTTGGGAGAGGAATATCAGATTTGTCTTCAATTTGCAGAGAGTCTTAATACAGAAAATATTCTTACAGATGTGCAAGCATCAGTAGACATTGAACGCTTCCTGTTTCCGGCTAAAATTATTGATGCTGATATTCCTACATTTATCATTCCAATTCAACCCAAATGGGCCGCAGATTTATTCGATGAAGGGTTAGCTAACCAAACCTTATTCGGAGCAAAACCTGAACTAGCATTCAACCGTGAAGCTGTCTATTATGGAGCTATACAGAACCTCAGAAGATTACAAGCTCCCTGTCGAATTCTCTGGTATGTGAGTGGAACACAGGGTGAACGCAAAGGTAAAGGATTTCGTGAAGTCCAATCTGTGCGAGCCTGCTCTTATGTGGATGAGGTTATCATTGGCAAGCCCAAGGAGCTTTATCAACGTTTTCAACGATTAGGGGTATATAAGTTGAGCGATATTGAGAAGGTGAAGCGAGACAAGCATGGTAATATAATGGCAATTCGCTTTAGTGATATAGAGCTATTTGACACTCCTATTATGTTAGAAACAATTCGGCGAATTTGCGGAAAAGATTATGATTTTCAATGGGCGGAAAAAAATCGGAATGAATGCTTTATAAAAGTGTATAATTTAGGAATTCATACTTCACAGAAAAGTTGA